One region of Permianibacter fluminis genomic DNA includes:
- a CDS encoding HzsA-related protein codes for MSALNWSVRILGLVLVANLAGCGGGSEDQQPDPVVLDFKVAYIKRSLPLDEDGVLVGGDVREPYDMDFERPGGAKLMLRDRASPSAPETDLTSGLFPPPAEGEPPVEYDVRDLTVSYDGTKLLFALRFPEIPNADPEDQPTWNIWEYDTVSAVLRRVIPSDITAEAGQDISPHYLPDGRIVFASTRQRQAKAILLDEGKPQFAHQEEDDNVHALSLHVMNSDGSDIHQISFNQSHDMDPDVLPNGRIVFTRWDNIGQRRGMHLYTMKPDGSDLSLYYGKRSHDTGTDGAEVQFLRPKALPDGRILTILRPFDSLYEGGDLLAINTTDYIDNTQPVASMAGLTGPAQVSIAPTGVRTDDLPSPAGRYRSAFPMADGTNRMLVSWSQCRVLDQPNTPNQRIVPCTPERLADPAVVEANPLFSLYVYNPDARTQIPLFTPEEGAYYTDAVSLSPRPRPAVILDGVAGVDLDQDLVSEGVGVLDIKSVYDFDGVDTAPGGITAVRDPLIATAAQRPARFIRIEKAVSQPDDDVRDIDNSAFGFGGRGGGMREILGYVPVEPDGSAQFKVPANVAFAISVLDGSGKRVSQRHNNWMTVKPGEVRVCNGCHTGNSVLPHGRADAEAASANPGAPTTGSAFPNTEPALFADMGETMAQVWSRIDNHGPRTPNLNLEFHDDWTDPAARAKDPDFSARFDDVSFTTPLPTSLACVSTWSSLCRVTINYDAHIQPLWSKDRPGADLMDPADDETCTNCHNVADTNDVARVPAAQLDLRAAQSVDNIDFNTSYVELFIQDTSQSLNGGGVLVDDNITTRVPAVEEPVGSGTFVCTEGVLDPGPPPECVITTPVNAPSPVMRVGDALNSRFFQVFAAGGSHAGRLSDAELKLIAEWLDVGAQYYNNPFEAPVN; via the coding sequence ATGTCTGCTCTGAACTGGTCGGTCCGGATTCTGGGGCTGGTGCTGGTCGCCAATCTGGCCGGCTGCGGCGGTGGCAGCGAAGATCAGCAGCCTGACCCGGTCGTACTGGATTTCAAGGTCGCCTATATCAAGCGCAGCCTGCCGCTGGACGAAGATGGTGTGCTGGTGGGTGGTGACGTTCGCGAACCCTACGACATGGATTTCGAACGTCCGGGTGGCGCCAAGCTGATGCTGCGCGACCGGGCGAGCCCGTCTGCCCCCGAAACCGATCTGACTTCAGGCCTGTTCCCGCCGCCAGCCGAAGGCGAGCCTCCGGTTGAGTATGACGTCCGCGATCTGACCGTCTCCTACGACGGCACCAAGTTGCTGTTCGCGCTGCGGTTTCCGGAAATCCCCAATGCCGATCCGGAAGATCAGCCAACCTGGAATATCTGGGAATACGATACCGTCAGCGCAGTGCTGCGCCGCGTCATTCCGTCGGACATCACCGCCGAGGCCGGTCAGGACATCAGCCCGCATTACCTGCCGGACGGTCGCATTGTGTTCGCGTCCACCCGCCAGCGTCAGGCCAAGGCCATCCTGCTGGATGAGGGCAAGCCGCAATTCGCCCATCAGGAGGAAGACGACAACGTCCATGCCTTGAGCCTGCATGTGATGAATTCCGACGGTAGCGACATTCACCAGATCAGCTTCAACCAGAGCCACGACATGGACCCGGACGTGCTGCCCAATGGCCGCATTGTTTTCACCCGTTGGGACAACATCGGCCAGCGCCGCGGCATGCACCTGTACACCATGAAACCGGATGGCAGCGATCTGAGCCTGTATTACGGCAAGCGCAGCCATGACACCGGCACCGACGGCGCCGAAGTGCAATTTTTGCGGCCTAAAGCGCTGCCGGACGGTCGCATCCTGACCATTTTGCGGCCGTTTGACAGCCTGTACGAAGGTGGCGATCTGCTGGCCATCAACACCACCGATTACATCGACAACACTCAGCCCGTCGCCAGCATGGCCGGTCTGACCGGTCCGGCACAGGTATCCATCGCCCCAACCGGCGTCCGCACCGACGATCTGCCATCACCGGCCGGCCGTTACCGCAGTGCATTTCCAATGGCCGATGGCACCAATCGCATGCTGGTCAGCTGGAGCCAATGCCGGGTGCTGGATCAGCCGAACACACCGAACCAACGGATCGTTCCGTGCACGCCGGAGCGGCTGGCTGACCCGGCCGTGGTCGAGGCCAATCCGCTGTTCAGCCTGTACGTTTACAACCCGGATGCGCGGACCCAAATCCCGCTGTTCACGCCGGAAGAAGGCGCCTACTACACCGATGCCGTCTCGCTGTCGCCGCGGCCACGGCCGGCCGTCATTCTCGACGGCGTCGCCGGCGTCGACCTGGACCAGGATCTGGTCAGCGAAGGGGTGGGCGTGCTCGATATCAAGAGCGTTTATGACTTTGATGGCGTCGACACGGCGCCAGGCGGCATCACGGCAGTTCGCGACCCGCTCATTGCCACTGCAGCCCAGCGCCCTGCCCGTTTCATCCGGATTGAGAAAGCCGTTTCCCAGCCCGACGATGACGTCCGCGACATCGACAACAGCGCCTTCGGTTTCGGCGGTCGTGGCGGCGGCATGCGGGAAATTCTTGGCTATGTGCCGGTCGAGCCGGATGGTTCGGCCCAGTTCAAGGTGCCCGCCAACGTCGCGTTTGCCATCTCGGTACTGGATGGCAGTGGCAAACGGGTCAGCCAGCGCCACAACAACTGGATGACCGTCAAACCCGGTGAAGTTCGGGTCTGTAATGGTTGTCATACCGGCAACAGTGTGCTGCCACACGGCCGCGCTGACGCCGAGGCCGCATCGGCCAACCCCGGCGCGCCGACCACCGGTTCAGCGTTCCCGAATACCGAACCGGCTTTGTTTGCCGACATGGGCGAAACCATGGCCCAGGTCTGGTCCCGCATCGACAATCATGGCCCGCGCACACCGAATCTGAACCTGGAGTTTCATGACGACTGGACCGATCCGGCCGCCCGGGCCAAAGACCCGGACTTCAGCGCCCGCTTCGATGACGTCAGCTTCACCACGCCACTGCCGACCTCGTTGGCCTGCGTGAGTACCTGGAGCAGCCTGTGCCGGGTCACCATCAATTACGACGCGCATATCCAGCCACTCTGGAGCAAAGACCGGCCCGGCGCAGACCTGATGGATCCGGCCGACGACGAAACCTGCACCAACTGCCACAACGTTGCCGATACCAACGACGTCGCGCGGGTGCCGGCAGCGCAACTGGATCTGCGTGCAGCCCAGTCGGTCGACAACATCGACTTCAACACCAGTTATGTTGAGTTGTTCATTCAGGATACGAGCCAGAGCCTGAACGGCGGTGGCGTGCTGGTCGATGACAACATCACGACACGCGTCCCCGCGGTGGAAGAGCCCGTTGGTTCCGGCACCTTTGTCTGCACCGAAGGGGTGCTGGATCCGGGCCCGCCGCCAGAATGTGTCATCACCACCCCGGTCAACGCGCCGTCCCCGGTCATGCGTGTTGGCGACGCCCTCAACAGCCGTTTCTTCCAGGTCTTTGCCGCGGGTGGCAGTCATGCCGGCCGGCTCAGCGATGCCGAGTTGAAACTGATTGCGGAGTGGCTGGATGTTGGCGCCCAGTATTACAACAACCCGTTTGAGGCCCCGGTAAACTGA